In the genome of Delphinus delphis chromosome 15, mDelDel1.2, whole genome shotgun sequence, one region contains:
- the LOC132437674 gene encoding group 10 secretory phospholipase A2-like, with translation MGPLSLCPPVGLSLLLLLGPGLGLSSASQRSHVHRRGLIELAGTVHCAGIRTAMAYMNYGCYCGLGGHGQPRDAIDWCCHSHDCCYKRAEVAGCSPKMERYSWQCVNQHILCGPVEDKCQELMCKCDQEIAYCLAKTEYNLKYLLYPRFLCGKDSPKCD, from the exons ATGGGTCCACTGTCTTTGTGCCCGCCAGTAGGGCTGTcgctgctgctgctactgggACCCGGACTCGGGCTCAGCTCAG CTTCCCAGAGGTCACATGTGCACCGACGTGGGCTCATAGAACTGGCAGGGACTGTGCACTGTGCTGGCATCCGCACCGCCATGGCCTACATGAACTACGGCTGCTATTGTGGCCTGGGTGGCCATGGCCAGCCCAGGGATGCCATTGACTG GTGCTGTCATTCCCACGACTGCTGCTACAAACGTGCCGAGGTTGCTGGCTGCAGTCCCAAGATGGAGCGCTATTCCTGGCAGTGTGTCAATCAGCACATCCTGTGTG GACCAGTGGAGGACAAATGCCAAGAACTCATGTGCAAGTGTGACCAGGAGATTGCTTACTGTTTAGCCAAAACTGAGTACAACTTAAAGTACCTCCTTTACCCCCGTTTCTTGTGTGGGAAGGATTCGCCCAAGTGTGACTGA